A genomic window from Micromonospora sp. WMMA1947 includes:
- a CDS encoding iron ABC transporter permease yields MTAATPTAPGWAAALGRRLAGGANSRWFPYLLVLPLVLVLWGFVVQPMFATFRESVSANGTDNYLQFLSSSGVARESLFTSLFISAASVLLCGIVGVAMAFLLKRFHFRGRRLIEAFILVPAALPPLIGAVSFQLLYSNIGIVPRGLQALLGTDKPVLAFDGIAGVLVVHTFTMYPFFYLAASAALAGMDPSVEEAAYNLGAGRVRVWRTVLLPMLTPALISASLLVFMTSLASYTAPLLFNVSQTMTMQIYINRTNGDLPMASAYASVLGIVSIIFLLAMRWYEGRRNYQSQSKGVSAVRREITNPIGRWLAPLASVLATLVLLAPVGAIALVAFSADRSWTTEVLPPTYTFENFVTIFTDPKAFQPILNSVQMSLLAVVGCVVIGVLIAYAVRRLTFVGRGLLDVAVMIAWALPGTVVAINLISAFSTGNAFSFGQVLVGTFWILPLAYFVRFLPIVFRSSSATLALIDPSLEDAARNLGASWLRAFYTITVRLMLPGVLAGALLAFVHGVGEFVASVLIYTSSTVPISVAINNRMYSFELGTAAAYGMLQVLLIFVVMWFSGRLESSRTATRRAEQWTN; encoded by the coding sequence GTGACCGCGGCGACCCCGACCGCCCCCGGCTGGGCGGCGGCCCTCGGCCGGCGCCTGGCCGGCGGGGCGAACTCCCGATGGTTCCCCTACCTGCTGGTGCTGCCGCTGGTCCTGGTGCTGTGGGGCTTCGTCGTGCAGCCGATGTTCGCCACCTTCCGGGAGAGCGTCAGCGCCAACGGCACCGACAACTACCTCCAGTTCCTCTCCTCCTCCGGGGTGGCCCGCGAGTCGCTGTTCACCTCGCTGTTCATCTCCGCGGCGAGCGTGCTGCTCTGCGGCATCGTCGGCGTGGCGATGGCGTTCCTGCTCAAGCGGTTCCACTTCCGCGGCCGGCGGCTCATCGAGGCGTTCATCCTGGTGCCGGCGGCCCTGCCGCCGCTGATCGGCGCCGTGTCGTTCCAGCTGCTCTACAGCAACATCGGCATCGTGCCGCGCGGCCTGCAGGCGCTGCTCGGCACCGACAAGCCGGTCCTGGCCTTCGACGGCATCGCCGGTGTGCTCGTGGTGCACACGTTCACCATGTACCCGTTCTTCTACCTGGCCGCCTCCGCGGCGCTGGCCGGAATGGACCCGTCGGTCGAGGAGGCGGCGTACAACCTCGGCGCGGGCCGGGTACGCGTGTGGCGCACCGTCCTGCTGCCGATGCTCACCCCCGCGTTGATCTCGGCGTCGCTGCTGGTCTTCATGACGTCGCTGGCGTCCTACACCGCGCCACTGCTGTTCAACGTCAGCCAGACCATGACGATGCAGATCTACATCAACCGCACCAACGGCGACCTGCCGATGGCCTCGGCGTACGCCTCGGTGCTCGGCATCGTCTCGATCATCTTCCTGCTGGCCATGCGCTGGTACGAGGGGCGGCGCAACTACCAGTCGCAGTCCAAGGGCGTCTCGGCGGTGCGGCGGGAGATCACCAACCCGATCGGCCGCTGGCTCGCCCCGCTCGCCTCGGTGCTGGCCACGCTGGTCCTGCTCGCCCCGGTCGGCGCGATCGCGCTGGTCGCGTTCTCCGCGGACCGGTCCTGGACCACCGAGGTGCTGCCGCCGACGTACACGTTCGAGAACTTCGTGACCATCTTCACCGACCCCAAGGCGTTCCAGCCGATCCTCAACTCGGTGCAGATGAGCCTGCTCGCGGTCGTCGGCTGCGTGGTGATCGGTGTGCTCATCGCGTACGCGGTGCGGCGGCTGACGTTCGTCGGACGCGGCCTGCTCGACGTGGCCGTGATGATCGCCTGGGCGCTGCCCGGCACGGTCGTGGCGATCAACCTGATCTCGGCGTTCAGCACCGGCAACGCGTTCAGCTTCGGGCAGGTCCTGGTCGGCACGTTCTGGATCCTGCCGCTGGCCTACTTCGTGCGGTTCCTGCCGATCGTGTTCCGGTCCAGCTCGGCGACGCTGGCGCTGATCGACCCGTCGCTGGAGGACGCCGCGCGCAACCTCGGCGCGTCCTGGCTGCGCGCGTTCTACACGATCACCGTGCGGCTGATGCTGCCCGGTGTGCTCGCCGGCGCGCTGCTGGCGTTCGTGCACGGCGTCGGCGAGTTCGTCGCCTCGGTGCTCATCTACACCTCGTCGACGGTGCCGATCTCGGTGGCCATCAACAACCGCATGTACAGCTTCGAGCTGGGCACCGCGGCCGCCTACGGCATGCTCCAGGTGCTGCTCATCTTCGTGGTGATGTGGTTCTCCGGACGGCTGGAGAGCAGCCGGACCGCGACCCGGAGGGCCGAGCAGTGGACGAACTGA
- a CDS encoding creatininase family protein produces the protein MDELIERWRTGGGLLPVTRVPGHAFAAVTEAADLAVLPVGAVEWHGPHLPIGTDLILAEGFAGELATGSARAVLYPAAPYAACPGQTRPWPGTVALRPEIAVGYLADVLGGIVEAGFPRVLVVNGHDANMSTVRAAMEWVSGRQRASMMLVNWFQLLGPDETADMFGELPARGHGGAYESSAVLGFDPAAVRLDAAPDLPPKPKLPTPYPYVLVESRPDPWQGWSGHISLAGEEAGDRIRVTAGARLRELVEAWLAAPLPGPPGADGEDQTTG, from the coding sequence GTGGACGAACTGATCGAGCGGTGGCGGACCGGGGGAGGGCTGCTCCCGGTCACCCGGGTGCCCGGGCACGCGTTCGCGGCCGTGACCGAGGCGGCCGACCTGGCGGTGCTGCCGGTCGGGGCGGTCGAGTGGCACGGTCCGCACCTGCCGATCGGCACGGACCTGATCCTGGCCGAGGGCTTCGCCGGGGAACTGGCCACCGGGTCCGCCCGGGCCGTGCTCTACCCGGCCGCGCCGTACGCCGCCTGCCCGGGCCAGACCCGGCCGTGGCCGGGCACCGTGGCGCTGCGGCCGGAGATCGCCGTCGGCTACCTCGCCGACGTGCTCGGCGGCATCGTCGAGGCGGGCTTCCCCCGGGTGCTCGTGGTCAACGGGCACGACGCCAACATGTCCACCGTCCGTGCGGCGATGGAGTGGGTGTCCGGCCGGCAGCGGGCCAGCATGATGCTGGTCAACTGGTTCCAGCTCCTCGGCCCGGACGAGACCGCCGACATGTTCGGCGAGCTGCCGGCCCGGGGGCACGGCGGCGCGTACGAGAGTTCCGCGGTGCTCGGCTTCGACCCGGCCGCGGTGCGCCTGGACGCGGCGCCGGACCTGCCGCCGAAGCCGAAACTTCCCACCCCGTACCCGTACGTGCTCGTCGAGTCCCGGCCCGACCCCTGGCAGGGCTGGTCGGGCCACATCTCGCTGGCCGGCGAGGAGGCCGGCGACCGGATCCGCGTCACCGCCGGCGCACGCCTGCGTGAGCTGGTCGAGGCGTGGCTCGCCGCGCCGCTGCCCGGGCCACCCGGCGCCGACGGCGAGGACCAGACGACCGGATGA
- a CDS encoding lyase family protein, with product MSSSLTVYQQHHLRVVFDHHVANLYPAMVTASKAHVVMLAEQGLISDEAAATMLRGLVALTGDRPEELEYDGSVEDVYYTLEKRLAAAAGIEVSQLSVQLARSRNDLDAGVFRMVLRDQLLQVLDALLATGRTVLDRADRHADVVIIGYTHRRPAQPTSIGHVFAGYAEALAGEAAAYADLLDEMNRSPLGSCAFAGTDLDISPRRLADLLGFDQLIVNSYEAVAGADHLVRVATLNAQALATGARLARTLMDWLSWGWVVTPGEFTQGSSIMPQKRNPVVLEHLVSMAGAAAADAASVLNNVGAAWWEDSNNATTDVQARLWDGDDRAYRFFSLLGGLIAKLDPQRPPSGEEIVASGATTTAAADALARHGVPFRGAHSLLGRLVRGGAPAGWTEESVRSTAADLGLALDDAAVRDLLAAAVRPELVLRRAQADGPGEAAVRDQVGRLSTMLDAVQERAQTLRERLTRADAALAEAVAARVGP from the coding sequence ATGAGCTCGTCACTGACCGTCTACCAACAGCACCATCTCCGCGTCGTGTTCGACCACCACGTCGCAAACCTCTACCCGGCGATGGTCACGGCCAGCAAGGCCCACGTCGTCATGCTCGCCGAGCAGGGACTGATCTCCGACGAGGCCGCCGCGACGATGCTGCGCGGCCTGGTCGCCCTCACCGGTGACCGGCCCGAGGAACTGGAGTACGACGGCAGCGTCGAGGACGTCTACTACACGCTGGAGAAGCGGCTCGCCGCCGCGGCCGGCATCGAGGTGTCGCAGCTGAGCGTGCAACTCGCGCGCAGCCGCAACGACCTCGACGCCGGCGTCTTCCGGATGGTGCTGCGCGACCAGCTGCTCCAGGTGCTCGACGCCCTGCTGGCCACCGGCCGTACCGTGCTGGACCGCGCGGACCGGCACGCCGACGTGGTGATCATCGGGTACACGCACCGCCGCCCGGCCCAGCCGACAAGCATCGGGCACGTCTTCGCCGGCTACGCCGAGGCGCTCGCCGGCGAGGCGGCCGCGTACGCCGACCTGCTGGACGAGATGAACCGCTCGCCGCTGGGCTCGTGCGCCTTCGCGGGCACCGACCTGGACATCTCGCCCCGCCGGCTGGCCGACCTGCTCGGCTTCGACCAGCTCATCGTCAACTCGTACGAGGCGGTGGCCGGCGCCGACCACCTGGTCCGGGTCGCCACGCTCAACGCGCAGGCGCTCGCCACCGGCGCCCGGCTCGCCCGCACGCTGATGGACTGGCTGAGCTGGGGCTGGGTGGTCACGCCCGGCGAGTTCACCCAGGGCAGCAGCATCATGCCGCAGAAGCGCAACCCGGTGGTGCTGGAACACCTCGTCTCGATGGCCGGCGCCGCCGCGGCCGACGCCGCGAGTGTGCTCAACAACGTCGGCGCCGCCTGGTGGGAGGACTCGAACAACGCCACCACCGACGTGCAGGCCCGGCTCTGGGACGGCGACGACCGGGCGTACCGGTTCTTCTCCCTGCTCGGCGGCCTGATCGCGAAGCTGGACCCGCAGCGCCCGCCGTCCGGCGAGGAGATCGTCGCCTCCGGCGCGACCACCACCGCCGCGGCCGACGCGCTGGCCCGCCACGGCGTGCCGTTCCGGGGCGCCCACTCGCTGCTCGGCCGGCTGGTCCGCGGCGGCGCACCCGCCGGCTGGACCGAGGAGTCGGTCCGGTCCACCGCCGCCGACCTCGGTCTGGCGCTCGACGACGCCGCGGTACGGGACCTGCTGGCCGCCGCGGTCCGCCCCGAACTCGTGCTGCGCCGCGCCCAAGCCGACGGCCCCGGCGAGGCGGCCGTCCGGGACCAGGTCGGACGACTGTCTACAATGCTCGACGCGGTGCAGGAGCGGGCGCAGACGTTGCGCGAGCGGCTGACCCGTGCCGACGCGGCTCTCGCCGAGGCGGTCGCGGCGAGGGTAGGCCCGTGA
- a CDS encoding ROK family protein, producing the protein MERPAIPRLLGIDFGGTKMAIGVGDTDGRLLVSERLPTNAEQGAQQALTRALDRARELAEQTGGTLVAAGVASPGVVHDDGIELAPNVPGWEQLRLADAVRAHLNLAHVRVTNDLKAAAYAELRLGALRDADPGLVVGLGTGVAAAVTVNGEVLPGRHGASGEIAYGLTDLSWPPRLEPMLEATFSGRALDELAQRLGVDGRAAGLCAAAEQPGPVREQLRLRVDELARQLVTCCLLLDPQRIVLVGSVAGNDLVRELLTERLTHTLPYPPEVVLSDFAQDAALLGALALATEAQPAVV; encoded by the coding sequence ATGGAACGACCGGCAATTCCGCGCCTGCTCGGCATCGACTTCGGCGGCACCAAGATGGCCATCGGCGTGGGCGACACCGACGGCCGGCTGCTCGTCTCCGAGCGGCTGCCCACCAATGCCGAGCAGGGCGCGCAGCAGGCCCTCACCCGGGCGCTGGACCGGGCGCGCGAACTCGCCGAGCAGACCGGCGGCACGCTGGTCGCGGCCGGCGTCGCCTCGCCCGGCGTCGTCCACGACGACGGCATCGAACTGGCGCCGAACGTGCCCGGCTGGGAGCAGCTGCGGCTGGCCGACGCGGTCCGCGCCCACCTGAACCTGGCGCACGTGCGGGTCACGAACGACCTGAAGGCCGCCGCCTATGCCGAGCTGCGGCTCGGTGCGCTGCGCGACGCCGATCCGGGGCTCGTCGTCGGGCTGGGGACCGGGGTGGCCGCGGCGGTCACCGTCAACGGCGAGGTGCTTCCGGGCCGCCACGGCGCGTCCGGCGAGATCGCCTACGGACTGACCGATCTCAGCTGGCCGCCGCGCCTGGAACCGATGCTGGAGGCGACGTTCTCCGGCCGGGCCCTGGACGAGCTGGCGCAGCGGCTCGGCGTGGACGGCCGGGCGGCCGGCCTGTGCGCGGCGGCGGAGCAGCCCGGCCCGGTACGCGAGCAGCTCCGCCTGCGCGTCGACGAACTGGCCCGCCAGCTGGTCACCTGCTGCCTGCTGCTCGACCCGCAGCGGATCGTGCTGGTCGGCAGCGTCGCGGGCAACGACCTGGTGCGGGAGTTGCTGACCGAGCGGCTCACGCACACGCTGCCGTACCCGCCGGAGGTCGTGCTGTCGGACTTCGCGCAGGACGCCGCGCTGCTCGGCGCGCTCGCCCTGGCGACCGAGGCGCAGCCCGCGGTGGTCTGA
- a CDS encoding enoyl-CoA hydratase — protein sequence MSTVELHNEDGRWTLTLNDPDRRNAIGAEMRDALGDAISEVAADRHARTLVVTGAGTAFCAGADLPALFGEPGRGVAEIRADLHRVYDSFLRVRALPIPTIAAVQGPAVGAGLNLALACDTRIVGPKAKLIASFTKLGLHPGGGCTWFLTRALGPERALQLLLDGGSVDGPEAVRVGLAATLADDPLAAAHERARRWAALDPALARDIKTSVRTAETADFAAALEFESWAQASSATGPAIQEAVAAFRR from the coding sequence ATGAGCACCGTGGAACTGCACAACGAGGACGGGCGCTGGACGCTCACGCTCAACGACCCGGACCGGCGCAACGCCATCGGCGCCGAGATGCGCGACGCGCTCGGCGACGCGATCAGTGAGGTGGCGGCCGACCGGCACGCCCGGACGCTCGTGGTCACCGGCGCCGGCACGGCGTTCTGCGCGGGCGCCGACCTGCCCGCCCTGTTCGGCGAGCCCGGCCGTGGCGTCGCGGAGATCCGCGCCGACCTGCACCGCGTGTACGACAGCTTCCTGCGGGTACGGGCGCTGCCGATCCCGACGATCGCCGCCGTGCAGGGACCGGCGGTGGGCGCCGGGCTGAACCTGGCGCTCGCCTGCGACACCCGGATCGTCGGGCCGAAGGCGAAGCTGATCGCCTCGTTCACGAAGCTCGGCCTGCACCCCGGCGGGGGCTGCACCTGGTTCCTCACCCGGGCGCTGGGCCCGGAACGCGCCCTGCAACTGCTGCTCGACGGCGGGAGCGTGGACGGACCCGAGGCGGTACGCGTCGGGCTCGCCGCGACGCTCGCCGACGACCCGCTGGCCGCCGCGCACGAGCGCGCCCGGCGGTGGGCGGCGCTGGACCCGGCGCTGGCCCGCGACATCAAGACGTCGGTGCGCACCGCGGAGACGGCCGACTTCGCCGCCGCCCTGGAGTTCGAGTCGTGGGCGCAGGCGTCCTCGGCGACCGGGCCGGCGATCCAGGAGGCGGTGGCTGCCTTCCGCAGGTGA
- a CDS encoding acyl-CoA dehydrogenase family protein, protein MTDDDLGELRRQVRELVGEWRDGDRFRPVCDAWLRSYDTEFSRALAERGWIGLTWPREYGGQARSNRARLVVTEELLRAGAPVAAHWIADRQIGPAVLRYGSPALRERYLPAIAAGEVTFCLGMSETESGSDLASVRTTARPDGDGWRLTGGKIWTSHAHRSTHAYVLCRTGTGDDRHDGLTELIVDMSAPGVTVRPIVDLRGEHHFNEVVFDDVPVPGDHVLGTAGNGWTQVTEQLSFERGGMERVLSTYPLLAATVDACAARRDADAALGTALARLAGLRGLAWRIAGELDAGQAPVHAAAVLKDLGTEFEADVNEIARTVLDVEPDPDGDGPAGLLAQGLLAAPGFSIRGGTTEVLRTIIAKGAARAARHGGDELRELADDVLGGHGGDPDGLPALWSTVHGLGWTGVSVPEGAGGSGGTLTDLVALVRGLGRHGVSLPLAETVLAARQLATAGRGLPDGVATVVTGDGIAVTGGRLRGTAARVPWAAAARTLLVYAADEAFAVPADHPGVRVTPGRNLAAEPRDDVTLDVPVTDGVRLTGVAPAATVRAEAALLTAAALTGALEAAVEHTRQHVTTREQFGRPLLAFQAVGQTLARMTAHTLLAGTALDAALTGPDPLRVAAARVLTGRAATLVARGAHQLHGAMGVTREHPLHLSTRRLWSWRDENGTQQFWAASLGAALVPRGSAAVWSWLTEQEAKS, encoded by the coding sequence ATGACTGACGACGATCTCGGTGAGCTGCGCCGGCAGGTGCGGGAGCTGGTCGGCGAGTGGCGCGACGGCGACCGGTTCCGGCCGGTGTGCGACGCGTGGCTGCGCTCGTACGACACGGAGTTCAGCCGCGCGCTGGCGGAGCGGGGCTGGATCGGCCTGACCTGGCCGCGCGAGTACGGCGGGCAGGCCCGCTCGAACCGGGCGCGGCTGGTGGTCACCGAGGAACTGCTGCGCGCCGGGGCGCCGGTGGCCGCGCACTGGATCGCGGACCGGCAGATCGGCCCGGCCGTCCTGCGGTACGGCTCCCCCGCGCTGCGCGAGCGGTACCTGCCGGCGATCGCCGCCGGGGAGGTGACGTTCTGCCTCGGCATGAGCGAGACCGAGTCCGGCAGCGACCTCGCCTCGGTGCGTACCACGGCCCGCCCGGACGGCGACGGCTGGCGGCTCACCGGCGGCAAGATCTGGACCAGCCACGCCCACCGGTCCACGCACGCCTACGTGCTGTGCCGCACCGGCACCGGCGACGACCGGCACGACGGGCTGACCGAGCTGATCGTGGACATGTCCGCGCCCGGCGTGACCGTCCGGCCGATCGTCGACCTGCGCGGCGAGCACCACTTCAACGAGGTCGTCTTCGACGACGTGCCGGTGCCCGGCGACCACGTGCTGGGCACCGCCGGCAACGGCTGGACGCAGGTCACCGAGCAGTTGTCCTTCGAACGCGGCGGGATGGAACGGGTGCTCAGCACGTACCCGCTGCTGGCCGCCACCGTCGACGCGTGCGCCGCACGGCGCGACGCGGACGCCGCGCTGGGTACGGCGCTGGCCCGGCTGGCCGGGCTGCGCGGGCTGGCCTGGCGGATCGCCGGTGAGCTGGACGCCGGGCAGGCCCCGGTGCACGCGGCGGCGGTGCTGAAGGACCTGGGCACCGAGTTCGAGGCCGACGTCAACGAGATCGCCCGTACCGTGCTCGACGTCGAGCCCGACCCCGACGGCGACGGACCGGCCGGGCTGCTCGCCCAGGGCCTGCTGGCCGCGCCGGGCTTCTCCATCCGCGGCGGCACCACCGAGGTGTTGCGCACCATCATCGCCAAGGGCGCCGCCCGGGCGGCCCGGCACGGCGGCGACGAGCTGCGGGAGCTGGCCGACGACGTGCTCGGCGGGCACGGCGGCGACCCGGACGGCCTGCCCGCGCTCTGGTCCACAGTGCACGGGCTGGGCTGGACCGGCGTGTCGGTGCCGGAGGGCGCGGGCGGCTCCGGCGGCACCCTCACCGACCTGGTGGCGCTCGTGCGTGGGCTGGGCCGCCACGGCGTCTCCCTGCCACTGGCCGAGACCGTGCTGGCCGCCCGGCAGCTCGCCACCGCCGGCCGTGGCCTGCCCGACGGCGTCGCCACGGTGGTCACCGGCGACGGGATCGCGGTGACCGGCGGGCGGCTGCGCGGCACGGCCGCCCGCGTGCCGTGGGCCGCCGCCGCGCGCACGCTGCTGGTGTACGCGGCCGACGAGGCGTTCGCGGTACCCGCCGACCACCCCGGCGTCCGGGTCACGCCCGGCCGCAACCTGGCCGCCGAGCCGCGCGACGACGTGACGCTCGACGTGCCGGTCACCGACGGCGTTCGGCTCACCGGCGTCGCGCCCGCCGCGACGGTACGCGCCGAGGCGGCGCTGCTGACCGCCGCCGCGCTGACCGGCGCGCTCGAGGCCGCCGTGGAGCACACCCGGCAGCACGTGACGACGCGGGAGCAGTTCGGCCGGCCGCTGCTGGCGTTCCAGGCGGTCGGGCAGACACTGGCCCGGATGACGGCGCACACGCTGCTGGCCGGCACCGCGCTGGACGCCGCGCTGACCGGCCCGGACCCGCTGCGGGTCGCCGCCGCGCGGGTGCTCACCGGGCGGGCCGCGACGCTGGTGGCGCGCGGCGCACACCAACTGCACGGGGCGATGGGCGTGACCCGCGAGCACCCGCTGCATCTGTCCACCCGCAGGCTCTGGTCCTGGCGGGACGAGAACGGCACCCAGCAGTTCTGGGCCGCCTCGCTCGGCGCGGCGCTGGTGCCGCGCGGCAGCGCGGCCGTCTGGTCCTGGCTGACCGAGCAGGAGGCGAAGTCATGA
- a CDS encoding co-chaperone HscB, whose protein sequence is MSTADFLVRAAREFRRGGWVFTGFHWPVLAGQCAYALPGEPFSQVFEAGASAHRAGADVPTSTTDYPAYAGGFGWLGGTADVLLAMRHRFDRVVLDAGNVDLRGRINSSYLGPRERPTVRLPGGGGAADIAAAARELVLLHGARDPRRIVRAVEHVTAAPAPDALVRLHTRWGVVRLGADPRLEEVTADGDVLRAHLTALGVPVDDAVPRPPVAATERAAAVGVLRRAAERGYSVAKGTDRG, encoded by the coding sequence GTGAGCACCGCGGACTTCCTGGTCCGGGCGGCGCGGGAGTTCCGGCGCGGCGGCTGGGTGTTCACCGGCTTCCACTGGCCGGTGCTGGCCGGCCAGTGCGCGTACGCGCTGCCCGGCGAACCGTTCAGCCAGGTCTTCGAGGCCGGCGCCAGCGCGCACCGGGCCGGCGCCGACGTGCCCACGAGCACCACCGACTACCCGGCGTACGCCGGCGGGTTCGGCTGGCTGGGCGGCACCGCCGACGTGCTGCTGGCGATGCGCCACCGGTTCGACCGGGTGGTGCTCGACGCCGGCAACGTCGACCTGCGAGGCCGGATCAACTCGTCGTACCTGGGCCCCCGGGAGCGGCCCACGGTACGGCTCCCCGGTGGCGGTGGCGCCGCCGACATCGCGGCGGCGGCGCGGGAACTGGTGCTGCTGCACGGCGCCCGTGACCCGCGCCGGATCGTGCGCGCGGTCGAGCACGTGACCGCCGCGCCCGCACCGGACGCGCTGGTGCGGCTGCACACCCGGTGGGGCGTGGTGCGGCTCGGCGCGGATCCGCGGCTGGAGGAGGTCACCGCGGACGGCGACGTGCTGCGCGCCCACCTGACCGCGCTCGGCGTACCCGTCGACGACGCGGTCCCCCGGCCGCCGGTCGCGGCGACCGAGCGCGCCGCGGCCGTCGGCGTGCTGCGGCGGGCCGCCGAGCGCGGCTACTCAGTGGCGAAGGGAACGGACAGAGGATGA
- a CDS encoding CoA-transferase: MSRALADVVAEHVRPGRRVYLGNFGAQLFAVGHEMIRQRIRDVDVVIASGGLLMDQLLGAGVLRSATYGHCWSPVGPAPAWNFRRAAQDGDTRVTLHELSLGLLTAALTAGAWRVPFMPVPDLPGTGYVDEDWSRGRLSRVDSAFGPARVVRAERPDVAFVHVDLADADGNGVIRGPLGEVLVAAQAARRTVLVAEEVTDAETVRAAGISIPGLLVDAVVEHPGAVRPDGAVGRYPRDVRAYERYTRCSATADGFRRWLAEEVR; encoded by the coding sequence GTGAGCCGCGCCCTCGCCGACGTCGTGGCCGAGCACGTACGCCCCGGCCGGCGGGTCTACCTGGGCAACTTCGGCGCGCAACTGTTCGCCGTCGGGCACGAGATGATCCGGCAGCGGATCCGGGACGTGGACGTGGTGATCGCCTCCGGCGGGCTGCTGATGGACCAGCTGCTCGGCGCGGGGGTGCTGCGCTCGGCCACGTACGGCCACTGCTGGAGCCCGGTCGGCCCGGCGCCGGCCTGGAACTTCCGGCGGGCCGCGCAGGACGGCGACACCCGCGTGACGCTGCACGAGCTGAGCCTCGGGCTGCTCACCGCCGCGCTCACCGCGGGCGCCTGGCGGGTGCCGTTCATGCCGGTGCCGGACCTGCCCGGCACCGGCTACGTGGACGAGGACTGGAGCCGGGGCCGGCTGTCCCGGGTGGACTCGGCGTTCGGGCCGGCGCGGGTGGTCCGGGCCGAGCGGCCCGATGTGGCGTTCGTCCACGTCGACCTGGCCGACGCCGACGGCAACGGGGTGATCCGGGGCCCGCTGGGTGAGGTGCTCGTCGCCGCCCAGGCGGCCCGCCGCACGGTGCTCGTCGCCGAGGAGGTCACCGACGCCGAGACGGTACGCGCCGCCGGGATCAGCATCCCCGGGCTGCTCGTCGACGCGGTGGTCGAACACCCCGGCGCGGTACGCCCCGACGGCGCGGTCGGCCGGTACCCGCGCGACGTGCGGGCGTACGAGCGGTACACCCGCTGCTCGGCCACCGCCGACGGTTTCCGGCGGTGGCTGGCCGAGGAGGTGCGGTGA
- a CDS encoding SDR family oxidoreductase — MTREDDSDVRVLRPGVLAGRHAVVTGAGSGIGRAVAVRLVELGAHVTGLGRHADTLAATGELANGGDGRYAYAVCDVRDHARAAATVAEVGDAHGIDLLVNNAGGQFFAPAARISARGWAAVVDLNLTSVFQLTTAAYPYLRRSRGAVVNMSLSGVERGGQGMAHAVAARAGVLGLTRTLALEWAADGIRLNCLGPGTVLTAALDAEADRHVRDNLVDRATPLRRPTRAEEVAELVAFLAGPAAAMMTGQLVQLDGGAHLGPGLHMLAEAYR; from the coding sequence GTGACGCGCGAGGACGACAGCGACGTGCGCGTGCTGCGCCCGGGTGTGCTCGCCGGACGGCACGCGGTGGTCACCGGCGCCGGCAGCGGCATCGGCCGGGCGGTGGCGGTACGCCTGGTCGAGCTGGGCGCCCACGTGACCGGGCTGGGGCGGCACGCCGACACGCTCGCCGCCACCGGAGAGCTGGCCAACGGCGGGGACGGCCGATACGCGTACGCGGTCTGCGACGTCCGCGACCACGCCCGTGCTGCCGCCACCGTCGCCGAGGTGGGCGACGCCCACGGGATCGACCTGCTGGTGAACAACGCCGGCGGGCAGTTCTTCGCCCCCGCCGCGCGAATCTCGGCGCGCGGCTGGGCCGCGGTGGTCGACCTGAACCTCACCAGCGTCTTCCAACTCACCACCGCCGCGTACCCGTACCTGCGGCGCAGCCGCGGTGCGGTGGTGAACATGTCGCTGTCCGGTGTGGAACGCGGCGGGCAGGGCATGGCGCACGCCGTCGCGGCCCGCGCCGGCGTGCTCGGGCTGACCCGCACGCTGGCCCTGGAGTGGGCCGCCGACGGCATCCGGCTCAACTGCCTCGGGCCGGGTACGGTGCTCACCGCCGCGCTCGACGCGGAGGCGGACCGGCACGTGCGGGACAACCTGGTGGACCGGGCCACGCCGCTGCGCCGCCCGACCCGCGCCGAGGAGGTCGCCGAGCTGGTGGCGTTCCTGGCCGGCCCGGCCGCCGCCATGATGACCGGCCAGCTCGTCCAGCTCGACGGCGGCGCGCACCTGGGCCCGGGGCTGCACATGCTGGCGGAGGCGTACCGGTGA